AGCTCTAAACAGCGTTGGCGCCATTGTGAGAGTCGACGGTTTTGAGCGGCAATCAAGCGCCCCCCCAATAAATTCAAATTGGATAGCAGGGTTTGTTGATCGGGACTTAGCAATTCGGCAGCGGCAGAGGGGGTTGGCGCCCTCACGTCAGCGACAAAATCGCTAATGCTAAAATCGACCTCGTGGCCCACGGCGCTAATCACCGGTAGGTGGGAAGCGCGAATTGCCTGGGCGACAATGCGTTCATTAAACGGCCACAAGTCTTCCAGCGAACCGCCACCCCGGCTAAGCAGCACAACATCAAAATCGCTTGCTGCAGATTGCACCCAGCGGTTTGCGGTGGCAATGGCCTCGGCTATTTGCCCGGCAGCTTGCTTGCCCTGAACCATCACCGGCAAAATACTCACCTTCATGGCGGGCCAGCGGCGTTGTAACACCGCTAAAATATCTTGAATGGCGGCGCCAGTGGGGGAGGTGACCACGGCAATATGCTGAATTTGGCTGGGCAGTGCCTGTTTGTTTTCGGCATCAAACCACCCCGCTTCTTTCAGCTCTTGTTTTAATTGCTCAAAGGCGGCTGCCAGCGCCCCGGCACCGGCGATGTCCATCGAGTCGACAATCAGCTGGTAATCGCCCCGGCCCTCATAAAGACTCACCTTGCCCCGCACAGTGACCTGTTGGCCGGGTTCGGGTTGAAAATTCACCCGCATATTGCGGTTTTTAAAAAACGCGCAGCGAATTTGTGCGCGCTGATCTTTGAGAGTGAAGTACCAGTGGCCAGAACTGGGGCGGGAGAGGGTAGAGAGCTCGCCACTGACTTGCACTTGGGCAAAACAATCTTCTAATAGCTGTTTGGCCAGGCGATTAAGCTGGCTGACTGATAAGGTGTCTGGGGGCGTGGCTGAGTTCATCGCGGCATTGTAGCACCCATACTCACTATCGCTCATCTTTGATATTGCAAACTCCAACGCCCCCGATCTCGGGGCTTACTGATTTTAAAGGGAAAGTATCGGTTTACTCAGCAGTCTGCATCACTTAAAATTGCGAGGATTCAGGTGGCCTGACAGGCGTCAAACTTCCCGTTAGGGCACCAGCCACCGGCATTGGAATCATCTATGTTACGCATCTCTCAGGAAGCACTCACCTTTGACGACGTTTTGCTGCTTCCCGGCTACTCAGAAGTCACCGCCAAAGACGTCAGTCTGAAAACCAAGCTGTCTCGCAATATCTCTCTGAATATTCCGCTGCTGTCTGCTGCTATGGACACGGTGACCGAAAGCTCTCTGGCCATTGCCTTGGCCCAAGAAGGCGGTATCGGCATCATTCATAAAAGTATGACGGTTGAGCAACAAGCTCAAGAAGTGCGCGCGGTCAAAAAGCATGAGAGTGGGGTGGTTAAAGACCCTATTACCATCGATGCCAGTGCGCCGGTTAGCGAGCTGTTTGAATTACGCCGCCGCCATAAAATTTCTGGTGTGCCGGTGATGCAAAATGGTGACCTAGTGGGGATCGTCACTAGCCGCGACGTGCGCTTTCAAGAGCGTATGGACGTACCGGTTTCTAGCATAATGACCCCCAAAGACAAGTTGGTTACCGTCAAAGAAGGCGATGACATGTCCGTGGCCCGTGAGCTGCTGCACAAGCATCGTATTGAAAAACTGCTGGTGGTAAACGACAGCTTTGATTTGGTGGGCATGATCACTGTCAAAGACATGAATAACGCCCAAACGTATCCACTGGCTTGTAAAGACAGCTCCGGCCAATTACGCGTAGGGGCTTCGGTTGGCACCAGCGCCGATACTGATGCGCGGGTAGCGGCGTTGGTAGAAGCCGGTGTGGATGTGTTGGTCGTGGACACTGCCCACGGGCATTCCATGAACGTGATCAATCGCGTTGCCTGGATTAAAAAGCATTACCCTCAGGTTGATGTCATTGGTGGCAATATCGCTACTGGCGAAGCGGCATTGGCCTTGTTGGAAGCGGGCGCAGATGCCGTAAAAGTCGGTATTGGTCCCGGTTCTATTTGTACCACCCGAATTGTTACCGGTATTGGCGTGCCGCAAATCAGTGCCATTGCCAATGTCGCCGCTGCCTTAAAAGACAGTGGTTTGCCGCTGATTGCCGATGGCGGTATTCGTTTTAGCGGAGATTTAAGCAAGGCCATGGCCGCCGGTGCCCACGCAGTAATGATGGGCTCTATGTTTGCCGGTACCGAAGAGGCGCCGGGTGAAGTGGAGTTGTTCCAGGGCCGGACCTATAAATCTTACCGGGGTATGGGCAGCTTGGGCGCGATGACTAAAACCCAAGGCTCCAGTGATCGCTACTTTCAAAGCGCAGAAGACGGCGCTGAAAAATTGGTGCCAGAAGGTATTGAAGGGCGCGTGCCTTACAAAGGACCGTTGGCTGCGATCGTTCACCAGTTAATGGGTGGTTTACGTAGCGCCATGGGGTATACCGGCAGCATTGATATCGAAACCATGCGCAGCAAACCTCAATTCGTGAGGGTAACCAGCGCGGGCATGAACGAAAGCCATGTTCACGATGTGAGCATCACCAAAGAAGCGCCAAACTACCCAACCTGATTTGCCTAATTGGTTAAATCAACCTCATTCCTGTAACCGGTACCTTTGTGCCGGTTTGCTATTTGTAGAGAGAGCTCCGTGTCCATTCCTGATATTCATGCCCACCGTATTCTGATTCTCGATTTTGGCTCCCAATACACACAACTGATTGCCCGCCGGATTCGGGAAATTGGCGTGTATTGCGAGATTCGTGCGTTTGATATTAGCGATGAAGATTTTGACGAATTTAAGCCCTCCGGCGTGATTTTGGCGGGTGGCCCCGAGTCGGTGACAGAGCTAGGTTCACCACGGGCACCTGAAAAAGTGTTTTCAGCAAATATCCCCGTATTGGGTATTTGCTACGGCATGCAAACAATGGCCGAGCAGCTTGGGGGTAAAGTAGAGGGGTCACCGATTCATGAGTTTGGTTACGCCCAAATTCGTTTAGAAACACCAAGCTCACTTACCGAAGATATTGCTGATCATATCGACAGTGACACTGGTGCCGCGCTGTTGGATGTGTGGATGAGCCACGGCGACAAGGTTATTACCTTGCCAACAGGCTTTGAAGTTTTGGCCTCAACACCATCTTGCCCTATTGCGGCAATGCAGTGCGAAGATCGCAAGTTTTACGGCGTTCAGTTTCACCCAGAGGTGACCCACACTCTGCAGGGCAAGCGTATTCTTGAACATTTTGCGTACAAGCTCTGCGGTTGTGAAGGCTTATGGACCGCAGAAAATATCATCAACGATGGTATTGAAAAGGTCCGGGAGCAAGTGGGTTCGCAAAAAGTATTGCTGGGTTTATCCGGTGGTGTCGACAGCTCTGTTGTCGCGGCCTTGTTGCATAAAGCTATTGGCGATCAGCTTACCTGTGTGTTTGTGGACAATGGCCTGCTTCGTAAAAACGAAGGCGACCAGGTGATGGACATGTTTGCTAAAAACATGGGCGTTAAAGTAATTCGAGTGGATGCCGAAGAATTATTTCTTGATAAATTAGGCGGCGAATCCGATCCCGAGAAAAAACGCAAAATCATTGGCAATACGTTTATCGACGTGTTTGATGACGAAGCCACAAAGCTGAAAGACGTGAACTTCTTGGCCCAGGGCACGATCTATCCCGATGTTATCGAATCGGCGGCAGCTAAAACCGGCAAGGCCCATGTCATAAAATCCCACCACAATGTGGGCGGCCTGCCCGAAACGATGAAAATGGCGCTGGTCGAACCGCTGCGCGAGCTGTTTAAAGACGAGGTTCGCAAGATCGGCCTGGAGCTGGGCCTGCCCTACGATATGGTCTACCGTCATCCTTTTCCCGGTCCGGGCTTGGGCGTGCGGATTCTTGGCGAGATCAAGAAAGATTATGCGGATATTCTCCGTGAAGCTGATGCAATTTTCATTGAAGAACTGCGCGCCGCCGATTGGTATCACAAGACCAGTCAAGCGTTTGCCGTTTTTCTGCCGGTGAAGTCAGTTGGTGTAGTGGGGGATGCTCGTCGCTACGAATATGTTATTGCTTTACGTGCAGTTGAAACCATCGACTTTATGACCGCGCGCTGGGCGCATCTGCCCTATGAATTGTTAGAGACAGTTTCTAATCGAATAATAAATGAAATTACCCAGGTTTCTCGGGTGACTTATGATGTCTCCAGCAAACCCCCTGCGACTATAGAGTGGGAGTAGTCGTGTGATTTCAGCCGTTGGCACTACATAAAAAATGTTTAATTTTGCCGCTAAAATGAAAAGTTAGTTGTTGTTGGCTTTTCAGTGAAAGGTTGTTGAAAACCTCTAATTCAACAGCTTTTCTGCTTAGGTTTAGAATGACTTTTTCAGCCGGTTTTTGCTGTGGCTGATTGCATGACCACAGCCCCGTCATTAGCCAGGCGGCTTTCTGTCCTGTATGTTGTAGGTGTTAATTCGAGATCATGTCGCTGTTATTACAGTGAAATTTCGTCACCCGACTTAAGGCCTGAGGCATACAGGTCCACTGGTAGTTCAAGGAGTTTCGGCCAGTATTGTCCTGCGGCAGCGCCTTTGTTTTAGCCTTAAAAGGTGGCGATCATGATCAAATTCGCCACCATCTGGAGGCAGAAACATGGAGAAAGATCTCAACAAAGGTTACATCGCGCTTCTTGGCTGGGCGCCCAATGCCGTAGAAGCTGCGGAAAATTTCGATCGTCGTTATGTCGTCGTGGCGCCAGAATGGGCAGAGGAGTATTGCGAAAAGCACAATATTCCCTATGTGCCGTGGAACTTTGAAAGACTCAATGATCGTTCGATGGAAATTGCGCAAACCCTGAAAGAGATGGGTGTGGATGTCGCCATTCCGTTGTTTGAAGAAACAGTGGAATGGGCCGGTGCGATTAACTCGGTGTTACTCGATAACCCGCGCTTGCTTGGCCACTCTATGTTGATGCGTGATAAATCCCTGATGAAGCGTCGTGCCCAGCTGGGTGGCATTCGTGTGGGTATTTTTGAGGAAGCCCATGATCGGGAAGACGTTATTCGTTTTCTTAAACGGGTCAATCAAACGCTACTCAAACTCGATGGTGATCTTAACGATCCTATCCATTTTAAAGCCTTTGATAAGGCGGGTTGTCTTGGGCATCGGGTTATCCGCACACCGGATGATGTCGATGGTATCCCCGACGAAGAATTTCCTGCGTTAATGGAATCGCATCTCGACGGCTGGGAGTTTGCCGTAGAGGCGTGGGTACATAATGGCAAAATCGCCTTCCTGAATATTTCTGAATACGTCACGCTGGGTTACTCGGTGCATGTCCCTGCGTCGCCAGAATTGGAAAAATACCGCCCGCAGATTACCGCTCAGATTAATAAACTGATCAAAACCTTCGATATTGAATTTGGCATGATTCATCCCGAGTACTTTGTTACCAGCGATGATGAAATGTACTTTGGTGAAGTGGCTTATCGTCCACCCGGTTTCAAGGTGTTTGAGTTGCTGGAGCGGGTTTATCCCGGTTTTAATGCCTATCATGCGACCTTTATGGTGTTTGATCCTAAAACCACCGAAGAAGAAGTCAAAGCTTACTTTCCAACTGCGGTGGAAGATGCCACCGGTTATGCGGGTTGCTTCGGGGTATACCCTCGCCGCCGTGTGGTTAGCCAGTTAGAAGTTCCGGAAGAGGTTGAAGAGCATCCCTATTTTGAGTCTCACGAACTCACCACGCCACTGGAAGAAATTGTCACCAAGCGTACCGCCTTTGGTACCCATTGGGGATTGGTGTATTTTGTCGGCGACAATGCTAAAGAGATGCATGATCTGCTTAAACGGCAGGAAGACCTCGATTATTATGTATAGTTGTCAATGCGTAATTGCCTGAGCAGTCAAGGAGAATAAGTGTTACAGCCTGAGAGCAGCAACGACAAACTGGCATTGCTATTGACGCGCTTCGACGCTGCCATTGCTGCTTTGCAGCAGGCACCGGCGTTTGCCAAGCCCGGCAAGTTACCACGGGTGATGGATACGGCCCGCCGGGTCATTCGTTTGGATGGTGGCTGTGCGGCACTACAGGCTCGGGCCTTCGATATAGAAGAAGCGGGCCTGTTTCTGGGTACGGATTGGTGTGAGCCACAGATATTGCTTTCGGCTCTGACCGCTAGCACCCTGCGCACAAACAATGCCGATACTCTCGTACTGGAAATTATTAGCCAGTTGCGTTTTTTGGCCGTGGCTAAGGGCGAGTATCCGCATTCGAAACTATCTGCCGAGCAGGCTCATCACTTTTTAACTCAAGTACTGGCCGTTAATCTCGCCTTGCTGTTTAGCCCGCCCGGTGAAGCCGAGCGTGAACAGATGGGGCGGTTGGCTGAACTTCCGCACCGCTTGCTTGAGCACCTGGCCAGCAGCATCGGTTATGAACATATTGTCGACCAATTGATTGGTGAAATTTGGCGAATCCTGCAACAACGCCCGATTCAGGTCGATGCGGTGAAGCATATGATTACCCAGATCGCGATTTGTCAGGCCAACCCTGATATTGATTTGGGTAGCAGTGGTCAGGGTGCAGACCGCTTGGTCAGTAGCTTGTTTGGGCCAACTCAAGCTTGCCGTGAAGACCCCGGTATTGATGTTTACCAGCAACAGCTGGATTACATGGATGTCAGCGCCCTGCAGAACGAAGCCACCGGCATGGCCAGAGCCATGCATGACACGGGCTTGGTATCGCCTTATCACGGCACATTGTTGCGCCATCTGTTGGATAACAATGAGCAGCTATTGGCCGAAGCTTTGGGTTTGTCGTCTACTGGCCGTGACTGTCTGCTGTGCTATCGGTCGCTGGTGCATGAGCTTATTCGAGCCAGTATTTTCCCAGCTACTTGTCAGGGTATTTATGGTTTGGCGTTATTGCTTGAGCGGGGCATTCTTTACCAGCCATCGGCTGCGCCAGCCATGTGGCGCCAACTTGGTTTGCGATTAGCACCTGCGGCTCGGGAGCGTTTGCAGCTGGCCTTTGGCGATATCGTCAGTGCTGAAGCTCGACTGTTGGAAGGGGTTTTGTGCATGCTCGGTTTACCCCTCGGCGTGGGGCAGGGCAATAATCCGACCTGTCAGTCTGCCCGTGCCCTGTCAATATGGGCCTATAACGACCCGGGTTATCTGTTACAAATGCTCGCGTGGGCAGCCCGAGACGATGAAATCATCATGCACTTCGAGGGTCAGCCGATCTCCTCTCAAGACAGTCAAACTGGGGTTGCGAGTTTGGCGCCGATTGATCTTGATCCCTTGTCGCTATTGGTTGTACCCCATCTAGACCGGATTTACGCAGAGATGGGGCGACGTTGCATTGGCCGCGAAGGGGATCCGCATCGCTGGGTTAATCCTGAGTTTCATGGCTGGTGGTCTGGCCGCGGTTTTTGCATCAATGTGGATGTTGCCACCGGGGCACTCATTAATTTGGACGATTTTATTCGTCACTTCTACGCCACCTACCATCCTTACTACAACGGTAACCAGCCCCTGATACATCCCCAGCCGGCAGGGGTTGCCGTGACTGACAGTGCGGCGCGTTTTATTGGTTGGCACGCCATTACCATATTACGGGTGGCCCTTGATCCTCAGGACGGGATGCGGGTGTATTTCTACAACCCCAATAATGACAGCGGCCAGAACTGGGGAGATGGCGTCACCGTGAGTACCGCAGGGCAGGGCGAACGCTTTGGCGAAGCTTCATTACCCTTCGAGCAGTTTCTGTCGCGCTTGTATATCTACCATTACGACCCGCTGGAGCACGGTGAGTTAGCCAATGTCAGTCGTGCTGATCTTGAGCAGGTTATGGGGTATATCCGCCGCAGTTGGGGTGCAGATCGGCTGCCAGCCGAGGAAATCCATGCTGATGATGGTTCTGCCCTTTAAGCGGGCGGCGTCACTTTCCCGTGTCCGAGGCCTCGATAATCAGCTGAGGGCTTAGAAACCTGAAGCGCAATTTACCTTTACGGCGTCTCAGGTAGTGGGCTGTTTGGGTGTGTTTGATTTAAAAAAACAGAATGCTTTAGTAAACGATTTTCTACTGCGTTGTCGAACATTATGGTTATTCGCAATTAAATAGCTTTTGGCTATACCGAGCGCCAGATCGGCGTCTGTTAATCAGCGCGAATGAGGTGGTGTTCCGTGGTGGCAATAAAAATGCAAAAATGGTGGCTGTGTTTTGCGGTGATGGTTGCGCCAGCTGCCCATGCCCTTAAAGCGGGTGATCTCATTGTTCAGGGTGGTTGGTTTTATATTGCCCCCCAGGAATCCAGTGAGCCGCTCAATACCAAGCTGGCTCCCAGTCTTGCGGGTAGCGCATTGGGGATAGACCCGCATTTTAGCTCACCGGGAACGTCGTTATCGGTCAGTGATTCCAATACTCCGGCTTTAACGCTTTCTTATTTTCTGACGGACCATTTTGTTGTGAAGTTAGAGGGGGGAGTTCCCGCCGAGTTTGATTTGTCAGGTCAAGGCGTTGTGAGGCCAACGGGGCCAGCGGGTGCGCTGGTAAACGTTGATCTTGGGGCGTCACAAAACAATCCATTGGCTTCCGTGAGGCAATGGAGTCCGGCAATATTGGGTCAATATTACTTTCGCAATCCTGGCGATAAAATACGCCCTTACCTCGGTTTGGGAGTTACGTATACGTGGTTTGATAATATAGAACCGGATAAAGACTTTGAGCAGAGTCTGAATCAAAATTTTGGTTCGGTGCTGGCGCTGGCAACGGATAGTAATCCAAACACCCATGTTAGTGCCGAGGCTGAGTCGGATATTGCACCGATTTTTAATGCCGGTTTGTCGCTAGAATTAGATGAGCGGTGGAGTCTGTCGCTTTCTGTATCGTATTTAGCATTAAAAACCACATCGCAAATCACGATTAGCTCAAACGATGGAACTCAGCTTGCTAAAAGCAACAGCAAGCTCGACTTAAATCCGATTGTTTCTTCTTTCTTGATTTCTTATCGTTGGGGCGACGATTAATCAGCTTTGTTTTTCAGGCGTGCTTATCCGCGTATTGGGGTATATGCGCCCTTTTTTTAACAGATAAAGGGCTGTTGAAACCTCTGTTGCCTTGTTTTGTCTGATGGGATAAACGCGATGTTAAAAATTCCGAACTATATCCATACCTAGGCTATTTTTAGCATTCCACACAGCTTCGCGAAGGTATAGCTATTTTGTGCAGAAAGAGTGTTTAGAATAGTTCATGTCGTCGCTCACGTAATGACCTATGTAAAAAAGGAGAGTTTGATATGTCAACGCAAGCCACGTTATATCGCATGGCAACAGCCGAACACCTTTGTCCTTTCGGCATAAAGTCTCTCGATCTTCTTAAGCGAAAAAACTTTGAAGTAGAGGATGTAAAACTTCGCTCTCGGGATGAGGTTGACGCGTTTAAAGAAAAGCATGATGTTAAAACCACACCGCAAATATTTATTAATGGTGAGCGTGTGGGCGGTTACGACGAGCTGCGCGATTACTTGAATCTTGAACAAGAAGGTGATGAAGGGACTAGCTATAAGCCTATTATCGCTATATTTGGGTCCTGTTTTTTGGCTGCGCTTGCCTTGAGTTGGGCTAGTGCGGAGGCATTGGTTTTTTCTACCGTGTTAATGAACTTCATCGGTTTAAGCATGCTGGTGCTAGCGGTACAGAAGCTGCAGGATATTACGTCCTTCACCAATCAGTTTGTCACCTACGACTTATTGTCGATGCGGTATGTACCTTATGCTTATATTTATCCCTTTGCTGAAGCCTACGCTGGCTTGGGAATGTTGAGTGGCATTTTACCTTGGATGTTTGCACCGGTCTCACTGTTTATTGGTGCGGTGGGCGCGGTCTCCGTTATCAAAGCAGTCTATATTGATAAGCGAGAGCTGAAATGTGCCTGCGTGGGTGGCGGCAGCAATGTGCCTTTGGGGTTTGTGTCGTTAACTGAAAACCTGTTTATGGTCTTTGCCGGTATCTGGATGTTCTTGCAGATTTAATATCCCGCACAGCGTGGCTGTTATATCTGTGCGACGGCTTCTGTGTCACGTGTTCTGTATTACGTGTTCTGTATTACGTGTTCTGTGCTAGATAGACACGCTATTACTGGCTTTTCGCCGGTGTTGAAGACGGTGATTCGTAGAGGGTAACCACGCGAGAGAGCTCGTCTTTAGCTGTGGGTGATCTTGTCTGTGATGCTGTTTGTAATGTGGGGCAGGCCCCACAGCTGGTACAGCCACCGCTACAATCCCCCGCTGTTTTCTTTGTCAGCAAGCGATGTAATGCCTTGCCAAACCATTGGATAAGAGGCGCTTTTTGGGCGCGCAGAAAGGTGATGAAGGTGAGCAATTGACGATTGCTCCATTCCCCAAAGAAGTGGCGAGTTACCACTACCACACTCATGCTAATGATGAACCCAAGAATCAGGTTCTGGGTGAATGTCGTCATGGTGGCACCTTTATAGCCATATCGCTGATGCGATTTGATAAACAATGAGTGAGCTGACATAGGCAAGGGCAAACAGGTAGGTCATGGCAAAGCCCATTACCTTCCAGGAGTTCGTTTCCCGGCGAATAATCGCCAGGGTTGATAAACATTGGGGCGCAAACACAAACCACGCAAGCAAAGAGAGCGCAGTGGGCAGTGACCAC
The DNA window shown above is from Spongiibacter sp. IMCC21906 and carries:
- a CDS encoding OmpW family protein, translating into MQKWWLCFAVMVAPAAHALKAGDLIVQGGWFYIAPQESSEPLNTKLAPSLAGSALGIDPHFSSPGTSLSVSDSNTPALTLSYFLTDHFVVKLEGGVPAEFDLSGQGVVRPTGPAGALVNVDLGASQNNPLASVRQWSPAILGQYYFRNPGDKIRPYLGLGVTYTWFDNIEPDKDFEQSLNQNFGSVLALATDSNPNTHVSAEAESDIAPIFNAGLSLELDERWSLSLSVSYLALKTTSQITISSNDGTQLAKSNSKLDLNPIVSSFLISYRWGDD
- a CDS encoding acetyl-CoA carboxylase biotin carboxylase subunit family protein; protein product: MEKDLNKGYIALLGWAPNAVEAAENFDRRYVVVAPEWAEEYCEKHNIPYVPWNFERLNDRSMEIAQTLKEMGVDVAIPLFEETVEWAGAINSVLLDNPRLLGHSMLMRDKSLMKRRAQLGGIRVGIFEEAHDREDVIRFLKRVNQTLLKLDGDLNDPIHFKAFDKAGCLGHRVIRTPDDVDGIPDEEFPALMESHLDGWEFAVEAWVHNGKIAFLNISEYVTLGYSVHVPASPELEKYRPQITAQINKLIKTFDIEFGMIHPEYFVTSDDEMYFGEVAYRPPGFKVFELLERVYPGFNAYHATFMVFDPKTTEEEVKAYFPTAVEDATGYAGCFGVYPRRRVVSQLEVPEEVEEHPYFESHELTTPLEEIVTKRTAFGTHWGLVYFVGDNAKEMHDLLKRQEDLDYYV
- the guaA gene encoding glutamine-hydrolyzing GMP synthase, giving the protein MSIPDIHAHRILILDFGSQYTQLIARRIREIGVYCEIRAFDISDEDFDEFKPSGVILAGGPESVTELGSPRAPEKVFSANIPVLGICYGMQTMAEQLGGKVEGSPIHEFGYAQIRLETPSSLTEDIADHIDSDTGAALLDVWMSHGDKVITLPTGFEVLASTPSCPIAAMQCEDRKFYGVQFHPEVTHTLQGKRILEHFAYKLCGCEGLWTAENIINDGIEKVREQVGSQKVLLGLSGGVDSSVVAALLHKAIGDQLTCVFVDNGLLRKNEGDQVMDMFAKNMGVKVIRVDAEELFLDKLGGESDPEKKRKIIGNTFIDVFDDEATKLKDVNFLAQGTIYPDVIESAAAKTGKAHVIKSHHNVGGLPETMKMALVEPLRELFKDEVRKIGLELGLPYDMVYRHPFPGPGLGVRILGEIKKDYADILREADAIFIEELRAADWYHKTSQAFAVFLPVKSVGVVGDARRYEYVIALRAVETIDFMTARWAHLPYELLETVSNRIINEITQVSRVTYDVSSKPPATIEWE
- the guaB gene encoding IMP dehydrogenase, which codes for MLRISQEALTFDDVLLLPGYSEVTAKDVSLKTKLSRNISLNIPLLSAAMDTVTESSLAIALAQEGGIGIIHKSMTVEQQAQEVRAVKKHESGVVKDPITIDASAPVSELFELRRRHKISGVPVMQNGDLVGIVTSRDVRFQERMDVPVSSIMTPKDKLVTVKEGDDMSVARELLHKHRIEKLLVVNDSFDLVGMITVKDMNNAQTYPLACKDSSGQLRVGASVGTSADTDARVAALVEAGVDVLVVDTAHGHSMNVINRVAWIKKHYPQVDVIGGNIATGEAALALLEAGADAVKVGIGPGSICTTRIVTGIGVPQISAIANVAAALKDSGLPLIADGGIRFSGDLSKAMAAGAHAVMMGSMFAGTEEAPGEVELFQGRTYKSYRGMGSLGAMTKTQGSSDRYFQSAEDGAEKLVPEGIEGRVPYKGPLAAIVHQLMGGLRSAMGYTGSIDIETMRSKPQFVRVTSAGMNESHVHDVSITKEAPNYPT
- the xseA gene encoding exodeoxyribonuclease VII large subunit — its product is MSDSEYGCYNAAMNSATPPDTLSVSQLNRLAKQLLEDCFAQVQVSGELSTLSRPSSGHWYFTLKDQRAQIRCAFFKNRNMRVNFQPEPGQQVTVRGKVSLYEGRGDYQLIVDSMDIAGAGALAAAFEQLKQELKEAGWFDAENKQALPSQIQHIAVVTSPTGAAIQDILAVLQRRWPAMKVSILPVMVQGKQAAGQIAEAIATANRWVQSAASDFDVVLLSRGGGSLEDLWPFNERIVAQAIRASHLPVISAVGHEVDFSISDFVADVRAPTPSAAAELLSPDQQTLLSNLNLLGGRLIAAQNRRLSQWRQRCLELRARLKDPRSQLREQSQRLDDLELRLQGQWRQRQLQRKQQLAALEKQLALLSPQRQLGQKKRDLVSLQSRLLQAWPQTLQSAKRRHSYLQQQLQTLGPEQTLQRGYAIVLDSEGQAVRDTKTISAQQKVSARFAKGRAELVVQKIQD
- a CDS encoding DUF6587 family protein, yielding MTTFTQNLILGFIISMSVVVVTRHFFGEWSNRQLLTFITFLRAQKAPLIQWFGKALHRLLTKKTAGDCSGGCTSCGACPTLQTASQTRSPTAKDELSRVVTLYESPSSTPAKSQ
- a CDS encoding MauE/DoxX family redox-associated membrane protein produces the protein MSTQATLYRMATAEHLCPFGIKSLDLLKRKNFEVEDVKLRSRDEVDAFKEKHDVKTTPQIFINGERVGGYDELRDYLNLEQEGDEGTSYKPIIAIFGSCFLAALALSWASAEALVFSTVLMNFIGLSMLVLAVQKLQDITSFTNQFVTYDLLSMRYVPYAYIYPFAEAYAGLGMLSGILPWMFAPVSLFIGAVGAVSVIKAVYIDKRELKCACVGGGSNVPLGFVSLTENLFMVFAGIWMFLQI